In Mycolicibacterium nivoides, the DNA window GATCCAGCGTTCGTCGGCCAGATCGGTCAGCCGAACCTGACCGCGACTCGCGAGATGATGCCCCGGCGGCAGGACGACATCCAGCGGCTCCCGCAACAGCTCGGTGGCTTCGAAGCGCGGGCCCCAGGGTGATGCGTCGCGTTCGTCGCGGTGGACAACCACGACGTCGAAGTCGGCGAGTTGGGCCGGTGCCCGGGATGCCGGCACGTCGATGTCGCGCCCGAGAACCTGGACCTCGTGTTCGGCTGCCCGGACGATCAACGGGGCCAACAACATCGCTGCCCCGGAAGGAAAGAACGAGACACTCACGGTGCCGCGGGGGGTGCTGCGGTAGACGTCCATCTCGGCCCGGGCGCGGTCCAATGCCGCCAGTACGGCATCGGCGTGCCCGACAAGCACCTGCCCGGCATCGGTCAGGCGCACCCGCCTGCCGTCGGGTTCGATCAACGTCACGCCGGCCTCGCGTTGCAGGATCTTCAACTGCTGAGAGACGGCCGAGGGCGTCATGGACAGCACCTGAGCCACTGCGGCGACCGTGCCGTGGTCGGCGAGCTCACGCAGCATTCGCAGGCGTCCGGCATCCATGAAGTAATGCTACATATAATATGAAAAAAGATTAGCTTGACTGAACTATTGGATGGATAACACGCTGGTCCATATGGCCCAGCGCTCCACCGACCTCTGTCTGCTCGCCGTCGCTGTGGTGTGGGGATCGAGCTATCTGGCCACCAAGGAGATCGCCGCGCCCGACGCGGTCTTCGCGCTTCTGGTGGTGCGGTTCGCCCTCGCGGCAGCGGTGCTGGCTGCCGTCCTGTGCCGGCGGCTGGCGGGATTGACCCGCGCCGAGGGGGCCTCGGGTGTGGTCGGCGGGATCCTCCTGGCCGCGGTCTGTGTTGCGGAAACCTACGGCGTGACCATGACATCGGCGTCCAACGCGGGCCTGATCATGGCGCTGACCATCGTGGCCACGCCCATGATGCAGCGCAATCGGGTGGCGCACCGCTTCTATCTCGCGGCGGCACTCGCGGTCGTCGGTTGCGCGTTGCTGACCCAGACCGGGGGCCTGACAGCCCCGCGGGCGGGGGACGTCGTGATCGTGATCGCCGCTTTGCTGCGTGCCGTGCACGTCACGGTCATGGCGCGGATGTCGGAGAAGCATGAGATCGACTCAGCCCGAACCACTCTGGTTCAGTTGGCCACCGTTGCCGTGGTGGCGCTCGCCCTCTGCGGGCTGTCGGGCCAATCGGTGGTAGCCACGACGGCGGCCTACGGAGTGGCCGACTGGACCGTCATCGGATACCTGGTGTTGGCCTGCACGGTGTTTGCATTCCTGGTGCAGTTGCGGGCGTTGAGCACGACCAGTCCGGCCCGGGTCAGTCTGCTGGTGGGCACCGAACCGCTGTGGGCCGCCGTCATCGGTGTCACACTGGCCGGCGATCCCGTCACCGGAGCCGGAATCGCCGGAGCCGCGTTGGTGATCGCCGGAACCACCTGGGGGCGCGTGGTGCTGACGTCACAGGCCTCGGCCTCGCTCCAACTCCAGGTACGCGTCGCGCCCGGCCAGGCTGACCGCGACGTCGGCGATCAGCGGATCGAAGAACCGCTCGCGATACAGCGGATCGACACTCGTGCTCACGGTGAAGTACAGGCCGGAGAGCACGGCCACGAACAGCGACATGTGCACCACGGTCTGGGGAATCGGGATCGCGATGCCGAACCAGGTTCCGGCGCACGGCGGGGTACCGGTCTGGCAGGCCGTCTCTGCCGACCACAGCACGATGACGTCGTCGGGGATGGCGATGATGCCCAGCGCCAGGAAGAACGCGAACAGTCCGGTGGTGAACAGCACCACCTGGATCGCCTGGGACACCACCATCACCGCAACCACGTTGACCTGTTCGGCGCGTGACAGCGGGGTGCGACGCGGATGGTGGCCGTCCTGCACCGACAGCGGGGTGCCGGCGAGTAGCGCGGCAGGATCGCTGGGGCCGGTGCGATCCTCGCGCAGGGCGCGCACCTCGTCGCGAATCGTGGTGACCATGAAGGCGATTGCGATCAGAGCCAGGAATCCGATCGTCTGCCACAGTTGTTGCCGGGGCATCCGGGCCGAGAGCTGCCACAGCTCTCCGGTGAAATACACCACCACCGTGAGCATCAACAGGGGCAGGGCGCGACTCATCAGGGTGCCCAGCGCTCCCAGTTGCAGCCAGGCGAACCGGAACGCCCACAACGCGATCGAGCCGAAACCCAGGTAGGTCAGCCACACCACGAGCGATGCGACGAGCGCGAATCCGGCGGCCTCGGCGGCAGCGATACCGGAGAAGCCGCTGTCGGCGAACGGCAGTCCGAAGACGAACAGGGCCGTCACGAGCAGCGCCGCCGAACGGCGACCCGCCTCGCCTCGCGTCGTGTCTGCCTGGTGCAGCCGTTCCAGCACGAACGGTGCGGCGAACAACAGCAGGGCGAGTATGCCGAGTTTGACTGCGGTACCGATGTGTACGGCGGGTCCGGTGAGTTCGGCCAGCAGCATGATCAACGCGATGAGCCCGCCGGCTGCGGCGACCATCGGTGCCGAGCGTTCGAGAAGCGCGCGCGATCGCACTCTGCGCGTGAGTACCAGCGGAAGCCCGCGCTGGAGGAACCAGTCGTGCACACGCCGCATGTCGGCCACGGCGGTCATTGTGCTCGATCCCGGCTCAGCTGCGGCGATTTCAGAGTAGCCGACACGCCGCTGCGGATCCCGTGGCGTTGCCCGCGCGACACTGCGGCGGCCATCGTCTGGGTAGGCGATTCAGGGGAAAGCCTCCGAGCATATTCGATCGGTTATTGAAGTTGGACCGTACCGGTGATTATTAAATTTCAATTTGAGTTTTTCCGGCCCGGAATATCCGGGGAAATCCCGGAAATGTGTTGCGTTCGCCTGTTGCGGCGCGCGGGGCCATCGAGTAGGGCCGGGAGCGTCCGAGGTGGTACCGCTGCACCAATGTAACGATTCGATAACGACGCTAACGCTTTTCTGAGATCGACGATCTGTACGGTTATCCCAGTTCAATGCCGGTGACTGCGGACCCAATAGCGGTCCTGGCGCGGTCTGGGAGCTTGATCCCGGCAGGGTGGTGTGCTTACGTCGAGGGCACCGATGACTTGTAACTGACGATGATCGCTGACTGTTCGGTGGTGACTTTTAACTCGATATGCGTGTTTTAGAAAGCGTCCCGGGACGCCATTCCCGGGAAGAATTCCTGCGCCCTCCACGGGGTACCGATGCGATTGGCATCCGCGATCTTGCGGAAGCCACCGGGGTGCTCGATCTGAATTCCACCTATGCCTATCTGTTGCTGGCAACTGATTTTGCTGCCACGTCAATAGTGGCCGAGCGTGACGGCGACCTGCGCGGATTCATCACGGGTTACCACCCGCCGCCGCGGCCGGACGTCCTGTTCGTGTGGCAGGTCGCCGTGGCGCCGTCGGCGCAGGGCGGGGGACTGGCCAGCACCATGCTCGACGCACTCGTGCACCGGGTCCGTACGCAGCGCGATGGGCGCCCGGTCACCGTGGAAGCCACGGTCTCGCCGGGCAACGCCGCCTCACGCGCATTCTTCGGCGCCTTCGCGCGCCGTCACGGCGTGCCCCTGGTCGAGGACCCGCATTTCGGATGCGATCTCCTCGACGCCGGCGGGGCACACGAAGACGAGCCGATTCTGCGGATGGGGCCCATCGCCACACCGCTTTCTCGCTGAAATCAGTTGTCTGATAACCAGTTTGAATTGATTGGAAGGATTATCCCTTGCTGCTCGCTACGACAGCGCCGTTGTCCGAATCTGACCTTCCCGACGTGTTCAGTTCCGTCGAGTCCGAGGTCCGCAGCTATTGCCGCAGCTGGCCCACCGTCATGAACAGCGCCGCGGGTTCCTGGGTGACCGACACCGCCGGCCGCACCTACATCGACTTCTTCGCCGGTGCGGGCGCGCTGAACTACGGCCACAACAACGCCGCCCTCAAGGAGCCGTTGCTCGAATACCTTGTCTCCGATGGGATCGTGCACTCGCTCGACATGGCCACCGCGGCCAAGCAGCGGTTCCTGGAGAGCTTCGAGCGGCTCATCCTGCGTCCGCGCGGGCTGGACTACAAGGTGCAGTTCCCCGGGCCGACCGGGGCGAACTCCGTGGAGTCCGCACTCAAGTTGGCCAGGAAGGTGACCGGCCGCGAGTCGGTTATCAGCTTCACCAACGCATTTCACGGGATGACGCTCGGAGCGTTGTCGGTCACCGGCAACTCGATGAAGCGGGCGGGTGCCGGCATCCCGCTGGTCCACGCCACCCCGATGCCCTACGACAACTACTTCGGCGGGGTCACCGAGGACTTCCAGTGGTTCGAGCGCGTGCTCGACGATTCGGGCAGCGGGCTCAACCGCCCCGCCGCGGTGATCGTCGAAACCGTCCAGGGCGAAGGCGGTCTCAACGTGGCACGGATCGAATGGCTGCAGGCCCTGGCGGAGCTGTGCCGGAAGCGGGACATCCTGCTGATCGTCGATGACGTACAGATGGGTTGTGGCCGTACCGGGCCGTTCTTCAGCTTCGAGGCCGCCGGCATCGTGCCCGATATCGTCACGATATCGAAGTCGGTCAGCGGCTACGGCCTGCCGATGGCGCTCACGCTGTTCCGCCGTGATCTGGATGTGTGGGCGCCGGGGGAGCACAACGGCACCTTCCGCGGGCACAACCCGGCTTTCATCACCGCCACGGCGGCGATCGAGACGTATTGGGCGGACGATAGATTCAGCGCCGACACGACCGTCAAGGGTGAGCTGATCCGGGCGCGGCTGGAGGAGATCGCCGCTGCCCACGACGGCGTGACCGCCCGTGGTCGGGGAATGGCCCAGGGCCTCAAGTTCGACGAGGCGGACCTGGCCGGACAGGTCTGCCGGGCCGCCTTCGACCGCGGTGCGTTGATGGAGACCAGCGGTCCGTCCGACGAGGTGGTCAAACTGCTGCCGCCGCTGACCACTCTTCCGACCGAACTGTCCGAGGGACTCGACATTCTCGCCGAGTCCGTCGCCGTCGCGCTGGCCTGAGGAGGCTTGAAACATGATTGTTCGCACCACAGCTGAGATCACCGGCACCGACCGCGACGTGGCCGACGGCAGTTGGCGATCCAAGCGCATCATCCTGGCCGGCGACGGCGTCGGTTTCTCGTTCCACGAGACCACCATCGAGTCGGGGTCGGTCAACGAGTTCCACTATCAGCACCACGTCGAGGCGGTCTGGGTGATCGAGGGCACCGGCACGCTGACGGATCTGGAGACCGGGCAGCAGTACCCGCTCGCCGACGGAACCATGTACCTGCTCAACAACAACGACCGCCACCGGGTCACCTGCGATGAGCAGTTGCGGATGCTGTGCGTGTTCAATCCGCCCGTGACCGGGCGGGAGGTGCACGACGAGAACGGCGTTTACCCGGCGCCACAGTCGGTCGCATGACGGCACAGCGGGACGCCGAAGGTGTTACGGCCGCGGTCGAGGATCGCTACCCGACACGGCTCGAGCACGCGATCGAGCCGATACCGCGCCACGAGCCTGTGGTGTGGGGCAGTGTCGCCGACGGGCCGCTGAGCCAGCCTCATCTGGACGGTTTCTCCGAGTACGGCTACCTGGTGGCGCCCGAGACGGTGTCGGACGATTGGCTTCCGCTGCTGCGCCACGAAATCGACCGGGTGGCAGCGGATCTGGACACGGACGACCCGCGGGTGATCCGGGAGCCGGGCGGCACGATCCGGTCGATCTTCGAGCCGCATCTGCTGAGCGACCTGGTGGCCCAGGTGGTCCGGTTGGACACGGTGCTGCCGGTCGCTCGGCAGTTGCTCGGCGGCGACGTCTACATCCACCAGGCCCGGATCAACCTCATGCCCGGGTTCACCGGGACGGGGTTCTACTGGCATTCGGACTTCGAGACCTGGCATGCCGAGGACGGCATGCCGGCGATCCGCGCCGTCTCGTGCTCGATCGCCCTGACCGAGAACTATCCGTACAACGGGTCGCTCATGGTCATCCCCGGATCGCACCAGACGTTCTATCCCTGCGTCGGCGCCACGCCCGAGGACAACCACGACACCTCACTGGTGGCGCAGAACATCGGCGTGCCGGACCAGACGACGTTGACCAAGGCTGTCGACGCCCATGACATCCACCAGTTCACCGGCCCGCCGGGGACCGCGCTGTGGTTCGACGCGAATCTGCTGCACGGCTCGGGATCGAACATCACGCCGCTGCCGAGGTCGAACGTCTTCCTGGTTTTCAACTCGGTCGACAACGCGCTGACCGACCCGTTCGCTGCCCCGCGGCCACGACCCGAATACCTGGCGGCCCGGGGTGCACAGGCCGTCACCTAGGCTGGCCACATGCAACGGATTATCGGAACAGAGGTCGAATACGGCATTTCATCGCCGTCCGATCCGACCGCCAATCCGATCCTGACCTCGACTCAGGCGGTGCTGGCGTACGCGGCTGCCGCCGGCATCCAGCGCGGCAAGCGCACACGGTGGGACTACGAGGTCGAGAGCCCGCTGCGCGACGCCCGCGGGTTCGACCTGTCCCGGGCGTCCGGACCGGCTCCGATCGTCGATGCCGACGAGGTCGGGGCGGCCAACATGATCCTCACCAACGGCGCCCGGCTCTACGTGGACCATGCCCACCCGGAGTACTCGGCGCCGGAGTGCACCGATCCGATGGACGCGGTGATCTGGGACAAGGCCGGCGAGCGCGTGATGGAGGCCGCCGCCCGCCACGTCGCGAGCGTGCCCGGGGCGGCCAAGCTGCAGCTCTACAAGAACAACGTGGACGGCAAGGGTGCCTCCTACGGGTCGCACGAGAACTACCTGATGAGCCGCCAGACCCCGTTCTCCGCGGTGATCGCGGGGTTCACCCCGTTCCTGGTGTCGCGGCAGGTGGTGACCGGCTCCGGCCGCGTCGGCATCGGGCCGTCGGGGGACGATCCCGGTTTCCAGCTGTCCCAGCGGGCCGACTACATCGAGGTCGAGGTCGGCCTCGAGACCACGCTCAAGCGCGGCATCATCAACACCCGCGACGAGCCGCACGCCGACGCCGACAAATACCGGCGGCTGCACGTCATCATCGGCGATGCCAACCTGGCCGAGACGTCGACCTATCTCAAGGTCGGGACCAGCTCCCTGGTGCTCGACCTGATCGAGGAGGGCCCGCAGTACGGGCTGGACCTGTCCGATCTGGCGCTGGCCCGGCCGGTGCACGCCGTCCACGTGATCAGCCGTGATCCGTCGCTCCGGGCCACGGTCGCGCTGGCCGACGGTCGTGAGATGACCGCCCTGGCGATGCAGCGGGTCTATCTGGACCGGGTGGCCAAACTGGTCGACATCAAGGACCCGGATCCGCGGGCCTCCCACGTGGTCGAGACCTGGGCTCATGTGCTGGACCTGCTCGAACGCGATCCGATGGAATGTGCCGAGATTCTCGACTGGCCGGCCAAGCTGCGGTTGCTGGAGGGGTTCCGCCAGCGCGAGAACCTCGGCTGGCAGGCGCCGCGGCTGCACCTGGTCGACCTGCAGTACTCCGATGTCCGGCTGGACAAGGGCCTGTACAACCGGCTGGTGGCGCGCGGTTCGATGAAGCGCCTGGTCACCGAGCAGCAGGTGATCGACGCGGTGGACAACCCGCCGACCGACACTCGTGCGTACTTCCGCGGCGAATGCCTGCGCCGCTTCGGTTCCGACATCGCCGCGGCGAGCTGGGACTCGGTGATCTTCGATCTCGGCGGCGATTCGCTCGTCCGGATTCCAACGCTGGAGCCTCTGCGCGGCAGCAAGGCGCATGTCGGCGCCCTCCTGGACTCTGTGGACAGCGCGGCGGAACTCGTCGAGCAACTCACGAACTGACCATTTCCGGCGGTGAGCTATCCCGGGCAATCCGGGTGCCGACCGGTACTGTGGAAGAACCGGTTGGGCGGTTAGCCCGGCCGATGACAATTGCAGGAGGCAGCGATGGCTCAAGAGCAGACCAAGCGTGGCGGTGGCGGCGGTGAGGACGACGACCTCCCGGGTGCATCTGCCGCCGGGCAGGAGCGTCGCGAGAAGCTGGCCGAGGAGACCGACGATCTGCTCGATGAGATCGACGACGTGCTGGAAGAGAACGCCGAAGACTTCGTGCGCGCATACGTCCAAAAGGGCGGCCAGTGACCTGGCGCGAAAACCTGTCTCTGCCCCAACCCTTCTCCGGTATCACCTCTGTAGCCATGGACCTGTCGTCCTTCTCTGAACTGCTGCGTCGTCAGGCCCCAGAACTGTTGCCGGTCAACCGTGTCGCCGATGGCGGGATCAACCCGACCAACGCGGTGCCCCACGGGACGACCATCGTCGCGATCAAGTACCCCGGCGGTGTGCTGATCGCCGGTGACCGGCGTTCCACCCAGGGCAACATGATCGCCGGGCGCGACGTGCAGAAGGTGTACATCACCGATGACTACACCGCGACCGGTATCGCGGGCACCGCGGCCATCGCCGTGGAGTTCGCCCGCCTCTATGCCGTGGAACTCGAGCACTACGAGAAGCTCGAAGGCGTCGCCCTGACCTTCCGCGGGAAGGTCAACCGGCTGGCCATCATGGTGCGCGGCAATCTCGGTGCGGCACTGCAGGGTTTCGTGGCGCTCCCGCTGCTGGTGGGTTTTGATGTTGATGCCAGCGACCCGACAAATGCCGGCCGCATCGTGTCCTTCGACGCCGCGGGCGGTTGGAACATCGAGGAAGAGGGCTACCAGTCGGTGGGCTCCGGCTCGATCTTCGCCAAGTCGTCGATCAAGAAGCTCTATCCGCATGTGGTGGACGCGGATTCGGCATTGCAGGTGGCCATCGAGTCGCTCTACGACGCGGCCGACGACGACTCCGCCACCGGTGGACCCGATCTGGTGCGCGGCATCTATCCGACCGCGGTGACCATCGGTGCCGAGGGTGCGGTCGAGATCACCGAGGAACGCATCGCCGAGCTGGCCCGCGAAGTCATCGCGCGCCGGACCCGGACGGGCGGTGAGGGGTAAATGAGCTTCCCGTACTTCATCTCGCCTGAACAGGCGATGCGTGAGCGCTCCGAACTGGCGCGCAAGGGCATCGCCCGCGGGCGGAGCGTGATCGCACTCGCATACGACAGCGGCGTGCTTTTCGTCGCGGAGAACCCCTCGCGGTCTCTGCAGAAGGTCAGCGAGCTCTACGACCGGGTCGGCTTCGCCGCCGTGGGCCGGTTCAACGAGTTCGACAACCTGCGGCGCGGCGGAATCCAGTTCGCCGACACCCGCGGCTACGCCTACGACCGCCGCGACGTGACGGGCCGCCAGTTGGCCAATGTGTACGCGCAGACGCTCGGCACGATTTTCACCGAGCAGGCCAAGCCCTACGAGGTCGAGCTGTGCGTGGCCGAGGTGGCGCACTACGGCGAGACGAAGTCGCCTGAGCTGTACCGCATCACCTACGACGGGTCGATCGCCGACGAGCCGCACTTCGTCGTGATGGGCGGCACCACCGAACCGATCATCGCCGCGCTGAACGAGTCGTACGCAGAGAACGCCGATCTGGCCGCGGCGGTCAAGATCGCCGTCGAAGCACTCAGCGCGAGCGGCAACGGTTCCGAGCCGCGCACCCTGGGCCCGGCCACCCTGGAGGTGGCGATCCTCGACGCCAACCGTCCTCGCCGGGCGTTCCGCCGGATCACCGGCGCAGCGTTGGAAGCCGTTCTGCCTGAATCGGAGCCACCGGCGGCGTCTGAGTAGCCGCAGTGGTCGAGCCGGTCAGCCCCGAAGCGCCGAGGCTGACCGGTGCCCGGATCCTTCATCAGAACTGGGTCGACTTGACCTTTCTGCACTGGCCGGTAGATGCCCGGCGGATCGCACACCTGTATCCGGCGGGCACAGAGCCGGATACGTTCGACGGGATCGGCTATGTCGGGCTGGTCGCGTTTCGGATGACCGGCACCGGTTTCGGCTACGGCCCTGGCGTGCTCGGCAGTTTCCTGGAGACCAATGTGCGCCTGTACTCCGTCGATGGCATCGGCCGTCGTGGCGTCGTGTTCCTGAGCCTGGACACCCCGAGGCTCGACGTTGCGCTCGCCGCCCGCGCGGCGCTGGGGGTCCGGTACCGGTGGGCCGGGATGTCGTACCTCAGTGACGGGAACCGCCACGCCTACACGACCGTGGTGCGCTGGCCGCGAACCCGGGCGTCCAGCCGTATCGAGGTCCAAACCGGCGATGTTCTGGTACCTGGGCAGCTTGAGCATTTCCTTACGGCGCGCTGGGGTCTGCACGTCGCTCACGGCGGGCGCACCTGGTATGTGCCCAACGAGCATCCGGCCTGGTTGTTGCGGTCGGCGGAGCTGCTCGGGTTCGACGAGTCGGGATTGTTCGCCTCGGTCGGCCTCGGCGGGCTCTGCGATGGGCCGCCGGTGCACGTCGCGTTCAGCGACGGCGTACCCGCCCGGTTCGGGCTGCCCGTTCGGGCAGGCACGCCTAGGCGATGACGTTGACCACCGTTTCGGCGGCGCTGCGGTCGGTGTAGAGCTGCCAGATCTGCTCGGCCAGCTCGTCCGGGTTCAGTGTGTGGATCGCGATTCCGGCGAACTGCGGCGAATCGGCCATCGCCCGATGGATGTCACCGCGCTCGATCAGGCCGCCGATGGTGAGGGTCCCGGCGTAGATACCGGCGGGCGCGAGTGCGGCATGCAGGGTGACCGCGTAGTTGCGCAGCGCTGCCGCCGCCAAGGCCAGCCCGCTGAGCGGGGGCATCGGCACGACACTGCTCAGACCGCCGGCGAACAGCAATCCTCCGCTGCCGCGCTGCCGCATCTCGGGCAGCAGCTGCGCGGCGAAGTCGACCGCGGGTACGACGCTGTCGAGCGCCGCCTTCGCGCCGGCGGCGTCGAGATCGGTGATGTCGCCGGTGGGCGCCGTTTCGAATGCGGCCGGACCGTAATAGCCCACGTCGATCCGGCCGAACCGGGCACGGACCGCGTCGATGGCGCTGCGCAGCTGATCG includes these proteins:
- the thpD gene encoding ectoine hydroxylase → MTAQRDAEGVTAAVEDRYPTRLEHAIEPIPRHEPVVWGSVADGPLSQPHLDGFSEYGYLVAPETVSDDWLPLLRHEIDRVAADLDTDDPRVIREPGGTIRSIFEPHLLSDLVAQVVRLDTVLPVARQLLGGDVYIHQARINLMPGFTGTGFYWHSDFETWHAEDGMPAIRAVSCSIALTENYPYNGSLMVIPGSHQTFYPCVGATPEDNHDTSLVAQNIGVPDQTTLTKAVDAHDIHQFTGPPGTALWFDANLLHGSGSNITPLPRSNVFLVFNSVDNALTDPFAAPRPRPEYLAARGAQAVT
- a CDS encoding LysR family transcriptional regulator encodes the protein MDAGRLRMLRELADHGTVAAVAQVLSMTPSAVSQQLKILQREAGVTLIEPDGRRVRLTDAGQVLVGHADAVLAALDRARAEMDVYRSTPRGTVSVSFFPSGAAMLLAPLIVRAAEHEVQVLGRDIDVPASRAPAQLADFDVVVVHRDERDASPWGPRFEATELLREPLDVVLPPGHHLASRGQVRLTDLADERWIGVEGGLMVDDVLNSITILSGIQPRITQRINDFRVVEELVHAGTGIALMPRYVRLARELVRLPITDISVARRVEAVTRAGATARPAVAVVLDELSAIASGISSAGAAHGRGRSARQAQD
- the ectA gene encoding diaminobutyrate acetyltransferase yields the protein MRVLESVPGRHSREEFLRPPRGTDAIGIRDLAEATGVLDLNSTYAYLLLATDFAATSIVAERDGDLRGFITGYHPPPRPDVLFVWQVAVAPSAQGGGLASTMLDALVHRVRTQRDGRPVTVEATVSPGNAASRAFFGAFARRHGVPLVEDPHFGCDLLDAGGAHEDEPILRMGPIATPLSR
- the prcA gene encoding proteasome subunit alpha; translation: MSFPYFISPEQAMRERSELARKGIARGRSVIALAYDSGVLFVAENPSRSLQKVSELYDRVGFAAVGRFNEFDNLRRGGIQFADTRGYAYDRRDVTGRQLANVYAQTLGTIFTEQAKPYEVELCVAEVAHYGETKSPELYRITYDGSIADEPHFVVMGGTTEPIIAALNESYAENADLAAAVKIAVEALSASGNGSEPRTLGPATLEVAILDANRPRRAFRRITGAALEAVLPESEPPAASE
- a CDS encoding ectoine synthase, translating into MIVRTTAEITGTDRDVADGSWRSKRIILAGDGVGFSFHETTIESGSVNEFHYQHHVEAVWVIEGTGTLTDLETGQQYPLADGTMYLLNNNDRHRVTCDEQLRMLCVFNPPVTGREVHDENGVYPAPQSVA
- a CDS encoding ubiquitin-like protein Pup codes for the protein MAQEQTKRGGGGGEDDDLPGASAAGQERREKLAEETDDLLDEIDDVLEENAEDFVRAYVQKGGQ
- a CDS encoding YqjF family protein, with product MVEPVSPEAPRLTGARILHQNWVDLTFLHWPVDARRIAHLYPAGTEPDTFDGIGYVGLVAFRMTGTGFGYGPGVLGSFLETNVRLYSVDGIGRRGVVFLSLDTPRLDVALAARAALGVRYRWAGMSYLSDGNRHAYTTVVRWPRTRASSRIEVQTGDVLVPGQLEHFLTARWGLHVAHGGRTWYVPNEHPAWLLRSAELLGFDESGLFASVGLGGLCDGPPVHVAFSDGVPARFGLPVRAGTPRR
- the prcB gene encoding proteasome subunit beta, which codes for MDLSSFSELLRRQAPELLPVNRVADGGINPTNAVPHGTTIVAIKYPGGVLIAGDRRSTQGNMIAGRDVQKVYITDDYTATGIAGTAAIAVEFARLYAVELEHYEKLEGVALTFRGKVNRLAIMVRGNLGAALQGFVALPLLVGFDVDASDPTNAGRIVSFDAAGGWNIEEEGYQSVGSGSIFAKSSIKKLYPHVVDADSALQVAIESLYDAADDDSATGGPDLVRGIYPTAVTIGAEGAVEITEERIAELAREVIARRTRTGGEG
- the dop gene encoding depupylase/deamidase Dop; this translates as MQRIIGTEVEYGISSPSDPTANPILTSTQAVLAYAAAAGIQRGKRTRWDYEVESPLRDARGFDLSRASGPAPIVDADEVGAANMILTNGARLYVDHAHPEYSAPECTDPMDAVIWDKAGERVMEAAARHVASVPGAAKLQLYKNNVDGKGASYGSHENYLMSRQTPFSAVIAGFTPFLVSRQVVTGSGRVGIGPSGDDPGFQLSQRADYIEVEVGLETTLKRGIINTRDEPHADADKYRRLHVIIGDANLAETSTYLKVGTSSLVLDLIEEGPQYGLDLSDLALARPVHAVHVISRDPSLRATVALADGREMTALAMQRVYLDRVAKLVDIKDPDPRASHVVETWAHVLDLLERDPMECAEILDWPAKLRLLEGFRQRENLGWQAPRLHLVDLQYSDVRLDKGLYNRLVARGSMKRLVTEQQVIDAVDNPPTDTRAYFRGECLRRFGSDIAAASWDSVIFDLGGDSLVRIPTLEPLRGSKAHVGALLDSVDSAAELVEQLTN
- the ectB gene encoding diaminobutyrate--2-oxoglutarate transaminase, giving the protein MLLATTAPLSESDLPDVFSSVESEVRSYCRSWPTVMNSAAGSWVTDTAGRTYIDFFAGAGALNYGHNNAALKEPLLEYLVSDGIVHSLDMATAAKQRFLESFERLILRPRGLDYKVQFPGPTGANSVESALKLARKVTGRESVISFTNAFHGMTLGALSVTGNSMKRAGAGIPLVHATPMPYDNYFGGVTEDFQWFERVLDDSGSGLNRPAAVIVETVQGEGGLNVARIEWLQALAELCRKRDILLIVDDVQMGCGRTGPFFSFEAAGIVPDIVTISKSVSGYGLPMALTLFRRDLDVWAPGEHNGTFRGHNPAFITATAAIETYWADDRFSADTTVKGELIRARLEEIAAAHDGVTARGRGMAQGLKFDEADLAGQVCRAAFDRGALMETSGPSDEVVKLLPPLTTLPTELSEGLDILAESVAVALA
- a CDS encoding SDR family NAD(P)-dependent oxidoreductase codes for the protein MTSTSSPVLVVLGAGPGLGLSVAQRFGAAGYRVALISRSPQRHSDYLAALADNGIEAAAYVADAARPDQLRSAIDAVRARFGRIDVGYYGPAAFETAPTGDITDLDAAGAKAALDSVVPAVDFAAQLLPEMRQRGSGGLLFAGGLSSVVPMPPLSGLALAAAALRNYAVTLHAALAPAGIYAGTLTIGGLIERGDIHRAMADSPQFAGIAIHTLNPDELAEQIWQLYTDRSAAETVVNVIA